In Tenacibaculum pacificus, a single window of DNA contains:
- a CDS encoding Nif3-like dinuclear metal center hexameric protein, with protein sequence MQIKDVTNYIEELAPLAYAESFDNVGLLIGDYSTKVTGVLVTLDTLEKTVDEAIAKNCNLIVSFHPIIFSGLKKLNGKNYVERVVLKAIQNNIAIYATHTALDNVNNGVSAKMCEVLGLENCQTLIPKKGIIKKMTTYVPIKNAEKLRTKLFEAGAGSIGNYDNCSFNSEGITTYKGNENSNPKIGEKGEFISEEEIAISVTFINNLEGKILKTLFNNHPYEEVAYEIITLDNSHQNIGMGMIGEFKTPMNEHKFLSFVKKTFKTDCIRYSELLEKPIKKVAVLGGSGSFAIKNAIQQNADAYISADFKYHEFFQAEGKIVLADVGHYESEQFTKNLLVDYLSKKFSTFAIALSEESTNPIHYI encoded by the coding sequence ATGCAAATAAAAGACGTTACAAATTATATTGAAGAACTAGCTCCGCTGGCTTATGCCGAAAGTTTTGACAATGTTGGCTTATTAATTGGCGATTATTCTACAAAAGTTACAGGTGTTTTAGTAACACTAGATACTTTAGAAAAAACTGTTGATGAAGCAATTGCTAAAAATTGTAATTTAATTGTAAGCTTCCATCCTATTATTTTTAGCGGATTAAAAAAATTAAATGGCAAAAATTATGTAGAACGTGTTGTTTTAAAAGCGATTCAAAATAACATTGCAATTTATGCAACACATACTGCTTTAGATAATGTAAACAATGGTGTTTCAGCTAAAATGTGTGAAGTTTTAGGCTTAGAAAACTGTCAAACATTAATTCCTAAAAAAGGGATTATAAAAAAAATGACAACCTATGTTCCAATTAAAAATGCCGAAAAATTACGCACAAAACTTTTTGAAGCAGGTGCAGGAAGTATCGGAAATTACGATAATTGCTCTTTTAATTCTGAAGGAATAACAACCTATAAAGGAAATGAAAATTCAAATCCAAAAATAGGTGAAAAAGGTGAATTTATATCCGAAGAAGAAATAGCTATTTCGGTAACTTTCATCAATAATTTAGAAGGAAAAATACTTAAAACATTATTTAATAATCATCCGTATGAAGAGGTTGCTTATGAAATAATTACTTTAGATAATAGTCATCAGAATATAGGAATGGGAATGATTGGCGAGTTTAAAACTCCGATGAATGAACATAAATTTTTATCTTTTGTAAAAAAAACATTTAAAACTGATTGTATTCGTTATTCTGAATTATTAGAAAAACCAATTAAAAAAGTAGCTGTTTTAGGTGGTTCGGGAAGTTTTGCTATAAAAAATGCGATACAACAAAATGCAGATGCTTATATAAGTGCCGATTTTAAATATCATGAATTTTTTCAAGCCGAAGGAAAAATAGTCCTTGCCGATGTTGGACATTATGAGAGTGAACAGTTTACAAAAAACCTTTTGGTTGATTATCTTAGCAAAAAATTTAGTACTTTTGCGATTGCTTTAAGCGAAGAAAGTACAAATCCAATACACTATATATAA
- the lpxK gene encoding tetraacyldisaccharide 4'-kinase, which yields MKLLRFLLFPFAILYDVITTIRNWFFDINVLKSTSFKVPVISVGNLSVGGTGKSPQIEFLIRLLKDDYKVAVLSRGYKRKTEGFQLLNDTHSAADVGDEPLQFYTKFKNDATIAVDADRTNGIQNLLKNDADLQVVLLDDAYQHRKVTASTSILLTKYNDLYIDDFIVPTGNLREARRGAKRAKIIIVTKCPENLSEEKQQEIIKKIKPKAHQQVFFTTISYDENLKGLDTDLTISDLKNKEVLLVTGIANPVSLLQFLSEEKISYKHLKYPDHYDFKTSDVEKIKMEFNQLPSDNKIILTTEKDYMRLQYKLQNVCYVCIKSAFLNNEEIFNDFIITQIKC from the coding sequence ATGAAATTACTTCGATTTTTATTGTTTCCGTTTGCTATTTTATACGATGTTATTACAACAATTCGTAATTGGTTTTTTGATATAAATGTTTTAAAATCGACTTCTTTTAAAGTTCCTGTTATTTCGGTAGGAAATTTAAGCGTTGGTGGAACAGGAAAATCGCCACAAATTGAATTTTTAATCCGATTATTAAAAGATGATTATAAAGTTGCCGTTTTAAGTCGTGGATATAAACGAAAAACGGAAGGTTTTCAATTGTTAAATGACACACATTCTGCTGCTGATGTTGGCGATGAACCGTTACAATTTTACACGAAATTTAAAAATGATGCGACTATTGCAGTTGATGCCGATAGAACAAATGGGATTCAAAATTTATTAAAAAATGATGCAGATTTACAAGTTGTTTTGTTAGATGATGCGTATCAGCACCGAAAAGTAACGGCAAGTACAAGTATTTTATTGACAAAATATAATGATTTATATATTGATGATTTTATAGTACCTACTGGAAATTTAAGAGAAGCGAGAAGAGGAGCAAAGCGTGCAAAAATTATTATTGTAACAAAATGTCCTGAAAATTTATCTGAAGAAAAACAACAAGAAATTATTAAAAAGATAAAACCGAAAGCGCATCAGCAAGTATTTTTTACAACGATTTCTTATGATGAAAATTTAAAAGGACTCGATACAGATTTGACAATATCAGATTTAAAAAATAAAGAAGTTTTATTGGTTACAGGAATTGCGAATCCTGTTTCATTATTACAGTTTTTATCTGAAGAAAAAATAAGCTACAAACATTTAAAATATCCTGATCATTATGATTTTAAAACAAGTGATGTTGAAAAAATAAAAATGGAGTTTAATCAATTACCTTCTGACAATAAAATAATACTAACTACAGAAAAAGATTATATGCGATTACAATATAAACTACAAAATGTATGTTATGTATGTATAAAAAGTGCTTTTTTAAATAACGAAGAAATATTTAATGATTTTATTATCACGCAAATAAAATGTTAA